A window of Tautonia plasticadhaerens contains these coding sequences:
- a CDS encoding glycosyltransferase: protein MIDSPSGQPAAPDRGSARRIVLTTFGSLGDLHPYIAIALGLRARGHHVILATHESYRPKVEGLGLDFRPVRPDLPDWRAEPGLARRLMDPRRGTFRIIREVVLPGLRQSYDDTTAAADGADLLVAHPLTYRVRRRRGQSAGRTGRRG from the coding sequence ATGATTGATTCGCCGTCGGGACAGCCAGCCGCACCGGATCGGGGGAGTGCCCGACGCATCGTACTCACCACCTTCGGCTCGCTCGGCGACCTGCACCCCTACATCGCCATCGCCCTCGGCCTCCGGGCCAGGGGCCACCACGTCATCCTGGCGACCCACGAGTCCTACCGGCCGAAGGTCGAGGGCCTGGGCCTCGACTTCCGGCCCGTCCGCCCCGACCTGCCCGACTGGCGGGCCGAGCCCGGCCTCGCCCGACGCCTGATGGACCCCCGGCGGGGCACGTTCCGAATCATCCGGGAGGTAGTCCTGCCCGGCCTGCGGCAGTCCTACGACGACACGACGGCGGCGGCCGACGGCGCCGACCTCCTTGTCGCCCACCCGCTGACCTACAGGGTCCGTCGCCGACGAGGCCAGTCAGCGGGTCGGACAGGTCGCCGTGGATGA
- a CDS encoding histone deacetylase family protein gives MIPIVYHPRYNITAFGLERLHPFDGRKYRRIHEALVSPGLRRPRGFVRPRPVTRADLLKVHTEEYLRSLRRPDVLAGILEVPVVARLPAWVSDWRILRPMRYATGGTILACRLAQENGVSINLGGGYHHAASAWGGGFCAYADVPLAVKLLHDEGKVERVLVVDLDAHQGDGTASVFRGWHWASIYDLYERDIFPACKEPEDFPLPVGPGLTGSDYLGIVRETLPKALDAVRPDLVVYNAGSDPFVGDPLARYRLTAGDLAERDLLVVDTVRQRGIPVAMVLSGGYSAESWKIHADAIEGILARFDPR, from the coding sequence ATGATCCCGATCGTCTACCACCCCCGCTACAACATCACCGCCTTCGGCCTGGAGCGGCTCCACCCCTTCGATGGCCGCAAGTACCGCCGCATCCACGAGGCCCTCGTCTCCCCTGGCCTGCGGCGGCCCAGGGGCTTCGTGCGGCCACGCCCGGTCACTCGGGCCGATCTCCTGAAGGTCCACACCGAGGAGTACCTGCGGTCGCTCCGGCGGCCCGACGTGCTGGCCGGCATCCTGGAGGTGCCGGTCGTCGCCCGCCTGCCCGCCTGGGTGAGCGACTGGCGGATCTTGCGTCCCATGCGGTACGCCACCGGCGGGACGATCCTGGCCTGCCGCCTGGCCCAGGAGAACGGCGTCTCCATCAACCTCGGGGGCGGCTACCACCATGCGGCCTCGGCCTGGGGCGGCGGCTTCTGCGCCTACGCCGACGTGCCCCTGGCGGTGAAGCTGCTGCACGACGAGGGAAAGGTCGAGCGGGTGCTGGTCGTGGACCTGGACGCCCACCAGGGCGACGGCACGGCCTCGGTCTTCCGGGGCTGGCACTGGGCCTCGATCTACGACCTGTACGAGCGGGACATCTTCCCGGCCTGCAAGGAGCCGGAGGACTTCCCGCTGCCGGTCGGCCCCGGCCTGACGGGCTCCGATTACCTCGGCATCGTGCGGGAGACCCTTCCCAAGGCCCTCGATGCCGTGCGTCCCGACCTCGTGGTCTACAACGCCGGCTCCGACCCGTTTGTGGGCGACCCGCTGGCCCGGTATCGCCTGACGGCGGGCGACCTGGCCGAGCGTGACCTTCTGGTCGTGGACACCGTGCGTCAGCGGGGTATCCCCGTCGCCATGGTCCTGTCTGGCGGCTACTCGGCCGAGTCGTGGAAGATCCACGCCGACGCCATCGAGGGCATCCTGGCCCGGTTCGACCCTCGCTGA
- a CDS encoding IS5 family transposase translates to MASAHMPDEFFDLVAHHLPPEPAIGPYGGRPPIGHRVALRVIWFVLATGNRWEDVPQELGCSGRTAHRRLRAWEEAGIWDRLHADLLRLLRKAGKLETDTVVVDGVTVRASGGGEATGPSPVDRSRKGTKHTVMVSRTGVPLAIRTAGANESDHRQIIPLVLDFPSVAGKPGRPKQLPDDLYADRGYDSEGTRALLRWMGIEPHIAKRRTPHGSGLGKVRWVVERTIGWIKGLRRMRVRYDRLGVIQDAWTTLAACVICFRILHQDVM, encoded by the coding sequence ATGGCGAGCGCCCACATGCCGGACGAGTTCTTCGATCTGGTTGCCCACCACCTGCCGCCGGAACCGGCCATCGGCCCCTACGGCGGGCGTCCGCCGATCGGGCACCGGGTCGCCCTGCGTGTCATCTGGTTCGTCCTGGCCACCGGCAATCGCTGGGAGGATGTCCCGCAGGAACTCGGCTGCTCAGGTCGCACCGCCCATCGCCGGCTGCGGGCCTGGGAGGAGGCCGGCATCTGGGACCGCCTCCATGCCGACCTGCTGAGGCTGCTCCGCAAGGCTGGCAAGCTGGAGACCGACACGGTGGTCGTCGACGGCGTGACGGTGCGGGCCTCCGGCGGCGGCGAGGCGACCGGCCCGAGCCCCGTCGACCGCAGCAGGAAGGGCACGAAGCACACGGTGATGGTCAGTCGCACCGGAGTGCCGCTGGCGATCCGCACCGCCGGGGCCAACGAGAGCGACCACCGCCAGATCATCCCGCTGGTGCTCGACTTCCCGAGCGTCGCCGGCAAACCGGGCAGGCCGAAGCAGTTGCCGGATGACCTGTATGCCGACCGGGGCTACGACAGCGAGGGGACGAGGGCGTTACTGCGTTGGATGGGCATCGAGCCGCACATCGCCAAGCGTCGGACACCGCACGGCAGCGGGCTGGGCAAGGTCCGCTGGGTGGTGGAGCGGACGATCGGCTGGATCAAGGGCCTGCGGCGGATGCGGGTGCGGTACGACCGGCTGGGGGTGATCCAGGACGCCTGGACGACCCTGGCGGCCTGTGTCATCTGCTTCCGTATCCTCCACCAGGATGTGATGTGA
- a CDS encoding IS701 family transposase yields the protein MNRTYTPDLNPDVLDRLAAYAASFRADFNRPRQAAWCGVYLRGLVQDGDRKSVEPMAARVPLSEGLDVADPDQALQQFLGQSTWDEQAVLSRYRATMAAKFADPAGIFVIDDTTFPKQGTHSVGVQRQYCGALGKKANCQCAVSVHYVAPRGHYPLNMRLYLPEGWLADPKRLDKAKVPEAERRSLTKGQIALELLDRIRAEGLPGGLVVADSGYGVSGPFRDGLAERGLHYVVGVTDEMLVFTEEPRWDEPKAGTGGRPQKRRRLAEGSPRPVGLKELAARTPRRKVTWREGTKGPMWGRFAWLRVWPGQGWATGDCAGAEPIWLLIEEQADGKLKYAFSNLPADTSRIRAVRLWRSRWPVELGYQQMKEELGLDHHEGRSWRGFHHHACLVMLAFGFLTLERRRARRGRSRPGKKGEAERR from the coding sequence ATGAACCGGACCTACACCCCCGACTTAAACCCCGACGTCCTCGACCGCCTCGCCGCGTATGCCGCCTCCTTCCGCGCCGACTTCAACCGGCCCCGCCAGGCCGCCTGGTGCGGCGTCTACCTCCGCGGCCTGGTCCAGGACGGGGACCGCAAGAGCGTCGAGCCGATGGCCGCCCGCGTCCCCCTGTCGGAGGGGCTCGACGTCGCCGACCCCGACCAGGCCCTGCAGCAGTTCCTCGGCCAGAGCACCTGGGACGAGCAAGCGGTCCTGAGCCGCTACCGGGCCACGATGGCGGCGAAGTTCGCCGACCCGGCCGGCATCTTCGTGATCGATGACACCACCTTCCCCAAGCAGGGCACGCACTCCGTCGGCGTGCAGCGGCAGTACTGCGGCGCCCTGGGCAAGAAGGCCAACTGCCAGTGCGCCGTCAGCGTCCACTACGTCGCCCCGAGGGGGCACTACCCGCTGAACATGCGGCTCTACCTCCCGGAGGGCTGGCTGGCCGACCCGAAGCGACTGGATAAGGCCAAGGTGCCCGAGGCCGAGCGGCGGTCGCTGACCAAGGGTCAGATCGCCCTGGAGTTGCTCGACCGCATCCGCGCCGAAGGGCTGCCGGGCGGGCTCGTCGTGGCCGACAGCGGCTACGGCGTCTCGGGCCCGTTCCGCGACGGCCTGGCCGAGCGGGGCCTGCACTACGTCGTCGGCGTGACCGACGAGATGCTGGTCTTCACCGAGGAGCCGAGGTGGGACGAGCCCAAGGCCGGGACGGGCGGGCGGCCGCAGAAGCGGCGTCGCCTGGCCGAGGGCTCGCCCCGGCCGGTGGGCCTGAAGGAGCTGGCGGCGCGGACGCCGCGCCGGAAGGTGACGTGGCGGGAGGGGACCAAGGGCCCGATGTGGGGCCGATTCGCCTGGCTGCGCGTTTGGCCGGGCCAGGGATGGGCGACAGGCGATTGCGCCGGGGCGGAGCCGATCTGGCTGCTGATCGAGGAGCAGGCCGACGGCAAGCTGAAGTACGCCTTCAGCAACCTCCCGGCCGATACCAGCCGGATCCGCGCGGTGCGCCTGTGGCGGAGTCGCTGGCCGGTGGAGCTCGGGTACCAGCAGATGAAGGAGGAACTGGGGCTGGACCACCACGAGGGCCGCTCGTGGCGGGGCTTCCACCATCACGCCTGCCTGGTGATGTTGGCCTTCGGGTTCCTCACCCTGGAGCGACGCCGAGCCCGTCGGGGGCGATCCCGGCCGGGCAAAAAGGGGGAGGCCGAGCGCCGGTGA
- the csrA gene encoding carbon storage regulator CsrA codes for MTVLTRKRNETVVIGDDISVTVVDIRGDKVRLGIDHPKGVSVHRREVYEAIRPQSGSPPPKPTTGPEAGQPTTIALADRHVALLDRLRSTIEGRGGTAPSREEALGAILDAFESAQASVAEATLLAHLEGTLDEDHRDGG; via the coding sequence ATGACTGTGCTGACCCGCAAGCGGAACGAGACCGTCGTCATCGGTGACGACATCTCCGTCACCGTCGTCGATATCCGTGGCGACAAGGTGCGGCTGGGCATCGACCACCCCAAGGGCGTGAGCGTCCATCGCCGGGAGGTCTACGAGGCGATCCGCCCCCAGTCCGGGAGTCCTCCGCCCAAGCCGACGACCGGACCAGAGGCAGGTCAGCCGACGACGATCGCCCTCGCCGACCGGCACGTCGCCCTGCTCGACAGGCTCCGCTCCACGATCGAGGGCCGTGGCGGCACCGCCCCGAGCCGGGAGGAGGCCCTCGGTGCGATCCTCGACGCCTTCGAGTCGGCCCAGGCGTCGGTGGCCGAGGCGACCCTGCTGGCCCACCTGGAGGGGACTCTCGACGAGGATCATCGGGACGGTGGCTGA
- a CDS encoding ISAzo13 family transposase (programmed frameshift) → MRPSPEMIPVLIDAAKALKGSPKRVFMAKTVAAMGRGGQRWAQEHLGWCRETIRKGTHELRSGMTCVDAFSARRRKPAEEHLPRLLDDIRSIADGQSQADPKFQTKGLFTRISAAEVRRQLIATKGYTDEELPTQQTINTKLNLLGYRLSRVAKCRPQKGVPQTDAIFDQLKAVNPEADRARGTLRLSIDAKATVHVGPFSRRGRSRTGTKAADHDFKPVATLTPFGIFLPEHDDLWLYMARSKVTSDFIADRLEQWWEGVRLRFLRVKTLVINLDNGPENHSRRSQFLKRIVAFARKYRLVVQLAYYPPYHSKYNPIERCWGVLEMHWNGSLLDSVEAVLGFARSMTWKRKHPVVSLVETTYAKGVRLKPEEMEALEAEVIRLPSLEKWFVKIPRKRGRPRKT, encoded by the exons ATGCGGCCCAGCCCCGAGATGATCCCCGTCCTCATCGATGCCGCCAAGGCCCTCAAGGGCAGTCCGAAGCGAGTCTTCATGGCCAAGACCGTCGCAGCGATGGGGCGGGGTGGACAACGCTGGGCCCAGGAGCATCTCGGCTGGTGCCGGGAGACCATCCGCAAGGGCACGCACGAACTCCGCTCGGGCATGACCTGCGTGGACGCCTTCTCGGCCCGCCGTCGCAAGCCCGCCGAGGAGCACTTGCCCCGACTCCTCGATGACATCCGCAGCATCGCCGACGGGCAGAGCCAGGCCGACCCCAAGTTCCAGACCAAGGGGCTCTTCACCCGGATCAGTGCCGCCGAGGTCCGACGCCAGTTGATCGCCACGAAGGGCTACACCGACGAGGAGTTGCCCACCCAGCAGACCATCAACACCAAGCTGAACCTGCTGGGCTATCGCCTCTCCAGGGTGGCCAAGTGCCGCCCCCAAAAAG GAGTCCCGCAGACCGATGCCATCTTCGATCAACTGAAGGCGGTCAACCCCGAGGCGGATCGGGCCAGGGGCACCCTGCGGCTCTCGATCGACGCCAAGGCGACGGTGCATGTCGGCCCCTTCTCACGGCGGGGCCGGAGCCGGACCGGCACGAAGGCGGCGGATCACGACTTCAAGCCCGTGGCGACGCTGACCCCCTTCGGCATCTTCCTGCCCGAGCACGACGACCTGTGGCTGTACATGGCCCGGTCGAAGGTCACCAGCGACTTCATCGCCGATCGCCTGGAGCAATGGTGGGAGGGCGTCCGCCTGCGGTTCCTGCGGGTCAAGACGCTGGTGATCAACCTGGACAACGGCCCGGAGAACCACAGCCGGCGGAGCCAGTTCCTCAAGCGGATCGTGGCCTTCGCCCGCAAGTATCGCCTGGTGGTGCAGTTGGCGTACTACCCGCCGTACCACAGCAAGTACAACCCGATCGAGCGGTGCTGGGGCGTGCTGGAGATGCACTGGAACGGGTCGCTGCTGGACTCGGTGGAGGCGGTGTTGGGATTCGCCCGATCGATGACCTGGAAGCGGAAGCACCCGGTGGTCAGCCTGGTGGAGACGACCTACGCCAAGGGGGTCAGGCTGAAGCCCGAGGAGATGGAGGCGTTGGAGGCCGAGGTGATCCGCCTGCCGTCGCTTGAGAAGTGGTTCGTGAAGATCCCTCGTAAGCGAGGCAGGCCACGGAAGACGTAG
- a CDS encoding ArdC-like ssDNA-binding domain-containing protein has translation MASQQQLRASITEQIIAALESGNTPPWRRPWRVGPNAGSPANVVSKKPYRGINPILLELASARHDLTSKWWGTFRQWKDLGGKVMPRPSHVPPGRWGTTIVFWSPITKAVQGEEGDEKTDRFFIMRS, from the coding sequence ATGGCGAGCCAGCAGCAACTTCGAGCGTCCATCACCGAGCAGATCATCGCCGCCCTGGAGAGCGGCAACACCCCGCCCTGGCGGCGGCCCTGGCGGGTCGGCCCCAACGCCGGCTCCCCCGCCAACGTCGTCAGCAAGAAGCCCTACCGGGGGATCAACCCGATCCTTTTGGAGCTGGCGTCGGCTCGGCACGACCTCACCTCGAAGTGGTGGGGCACATTCCGCCAGTGGAAAGACCTCGGCGGCAAGGTGATGCCCCGCCCGTCGCACGTCCCGCCGGGCCGCTGGGGCACGACAATCGTCTTCTGGTCGCCGATCACCAAGGCGGTTCAGGGCGAGGAGGGCGACGAGAAGACCGACCGCTTCTTCATCATGCGGTCTTAG
- a CDS encoding helix-turn-helix domain-containing protein, producing MLYDEWWAGKRYIRMLTCTKTCPLSHHQRLVSSRLVYKMRDGKPVLRGDLADALGLDPQTVSAATKSLVAHGLAARSGRGHVAVEPMGETASWFGRRHEGERWWECLPTYRLYPLTEQARRTRWNRGGHLTEMDNAVLWLLYSLGKGTPEVVGQANRGLKALLGCSLDTLKAAIRRLAGNGLVMARSDGFTLLAPTAEASAWWQDRKRKGTSQTQQEKHREAEEESAIDFAALVCRAYPADSRENWDFLADILGKKADVMLAGRFTRREVREYWAGVLPMLTDADRAFNFVALAWEAHWNEAVQVHGGKGVHDSCFHLLKKVTGQRLAASQRPVLIDQQ from the coding sequence ATGCTCTATGACGAGTGGTGGGCCGGCAAGCGATACATCCGCATGCTGACCTGCACCAAGACCTGCCCGCTCTCCCATCACCAGCGGCTCGTGTCCAGCCGGCTCGTCTACAAGATGAGGGACGGCAAGCCCGTGCTCCGGGGCGACCTGGCGGACGCCCTCGGCCTCGACCCGCAGACCGTCTCAGCCGCCACCAAGTCGCTGGTGGCGCACGGCCTGGCGGCCCGGAGCGGGCGGGGCCACGTCGCCGTCGAACCGATGGGCGAGACGGCCTCCTGGTTCGGCCGGCGGCACGAGGGCGAACGCTGGTGGGAGTGCCTGCCCACGTACCGGCTCTACCCGCTGACCGAGCAGGCCCGGCGGACCCGCTGGAACCGGGGCGGCCACCTGACCGAGATGGACAATGCCGTCCTGTGGCTGCTCTACTCGCTGGGCAAGGGGACGCCGGAGGTCGTCGGGCAGGCGAATCGTGGCCTCAAGGCGCTGCTCGGGTGCAGCCTCGACACCCTCAAGGCGGCGATCCGGCGGCTCGCCGGCAACGGCCTGGTCATGGCCCGTAGCGATGGCTTCACGCTGCTGGCGCCGACCGCCGAGGCGTCGGCCTGGTGGCAGGACCGGAAGCGGAAGGGCACGAGCCAGACACAGCAGGAGAAGCATCGGGAGGCTGAGGAGGAGTCGGCGATCGACTTCGCCGCCCTGGTGTGCCGGGCCTACCCCGCCGACAGTCGAGAGAATTGGGACTTCCTGGCGGACATCCTCGGGAAGAAGGCGGATGTCATGCTCGCCGGGCGGTTCACCCGCCGAGAGGTCCGGGAGTACTGGGCGGGCGTCCTGCCCATGCTGACTGACGCCGACCGGGCGTTCAACTTCGTCGCCCTCGCCTGGGAGGCGCACTGGAACGAGGCTGTCCAGGTCCACGGCGGCAAGGGCGTCCACGACTCCTGCTTCCACCTGCTCAAGAAGGTCACCGGGCAGCGACTCGCCGCAAGCCAGAGGCCGGTGCTGATCGACCAGCAATGA
- a CDS encoding helix-turn-helix domain-containing protein: MTTALKDRLGYYTLADLARRLEIPYRTLYGHVRTGRFPTPTRTTGPDGRRLYYNQEDMDLLVSLYGPKEGNSDAR, encoded by the coding sequence ATGACGACCGCACTGAAGGACCGACTGGGCTACTACACCTTGGCCGACCTCGCCAGGAGGCTGGAGATCCCCTACCGGACGCTGTACGGGCACGTCCGCACGGGACGCTTCCCGACCCCGACCCGCACGACCGGGCCGGACGGGCGACGGCTGTACTACAACCAGGAGGACATGGATCTCCTCGTGAGCCTCTACGGACCCAAGGAAGGGAACAGTGACGCCCGGTGA
- a CDS encoding oxygenase MpaB family protein: MRPFVRPDSIVRSIWGDADTILFVFSGSAAEFALNRAVDWLFYTGKLPADPFGRLFSTARFAQDIAFVDEDTARRSLDRIRAAHGAVERKRGETIPDWANRDVLYMLIDYSGRAFELLHRPLTEAERAELYDVFRRVGEGLAIPELPETYDAWREDRRLHMERDLAYSDLSKESYGRYRRHLGWWWYETLLRVQSILVPDHVRRLLGLKRSRWLRPPLTAYRAIRVTGLSWGGRNVEVRADGGRTR, from the coding sequence ATGCGACCCTTCGTCCGCCCCGATTCCATCGTCCGCTCGATCTGGGGCGATGCCGACACGATCCTCTTCGTCTTCTCCGGCTCGGCGGCCGAGTTCGCCCTGAACCGGGCCGTCGATTGGCTCTTCTACACCGGCAAGTTGCCCGCCGACCCGTTTGGGCGGCTCTTCTCCACCGCCCGGTTCGCCCAGGACATCGCCTTCGTCGATGAAGACACGGCCCGCCGCAGCCTCGACCGCATTCGGGCCGCCCACGGGGCCGTCGAGCGGAAGCGAGGAGAGACCATCCCGGACTGGGCGAACCGGGACGTGCTCTACATGCTCATCGACTACTCGGGGCGGGCCTTCGAGCTGCTCCATCGCCCGCTGACCGAGGCGGAGCGGGCCGAACTCTACGACGTGTTCCGCCGGGTGGGGGAGGGACTGGCGATTCCCGAGTTGCCCGAGACCTACGACGCCTGGCGGGAGGACCGTCGGCTCCATATGGAGCGGGATCTGGCCTACTCCGACCTCTCGAAGGAATCCTACGGGCGGTATCGTCGCCACCTCGGATGGTGGTGGTACGAGACGTTGCTCCGGGTGCAGAGCATTCTGGTGCCGGACCACGTGCGTCGGCTGCTGGGCCTGAAACGCTCTCGCTGGCTGCGGCCCCCGCTGACGGCGTACCGGGCCATACGGGTCACTGGCCTATCATGGGGCGGGCGCAACGTTGAGGTCAGAGCAGATGGAGGGCGGACGAGATGA
- a CDS encoding RNA recognition motif domain-containing protein, giving the protein MSKKLYVGNLTYNVSDSDLQELFSHYGSVQSAQVIMDRESGRSKGFGFVEMDTEAEAQAAIQALNEYEYGGRNLTVNEAKPREPRSGGGGYGGGRGGGGYGGGGGGYGGGGRY; this is encoded by the coding sequence TTGTCCAAGAAGCTGTACGTCGGCAACCTCACCTACAACGTCAGCGACTCCGACCTCCAGGAGTTGTTCTCGCACTACGGGTCCGTGCAGAGCGCCCAGGTCATCATGGACCGGGAGTCGGGCCGCTCCAAGGGCTTCGGCTTCGTGGAGATGGACACGGAGGCCGAGGCCCAGGCGGCCATCCAGGCCCTCAACGAGTACGAGTATGGCGGACGGAACCTGACGGTCAACGAGGCCAAGCCCCGTGAGCCCCGCTCGGGCGGCGGCGGCTACGGCGGCGGCCGTGGCGGCGGCGGCTATGGGGGCGGTGGCGGTGGCTACGGCGGCGGCGGCCGGTATTGA
- a CDS encoding HAD-IIA family hydrolase encodes MLGFLIDMDGVIYRGGQLIPGADRFIAGLRKADVPFRFLTNNSQRTRRDVATRLQRLGIDVEMEHVYTCAMATARFLAQQKPGGTAYVIGEGGLLNALHENGYAIVDRDPDYVVVGEGRTISFEMVEAALGMILGGAKLIATNLDPNCPTEGGLRPGCGATAAMLEAASGTKAFSVGKPSPVMLRGARKELGLTTDQTVVIGDTMETDILGGVQLGFRTVLVLSGGTRRADLGRYAYRPDKIVESIADLDHGDLVREFTGSDAPPRPRSGGRARREPTPATTPG; translated from the coding sequence ATGCTCGGATTCCTGATCGATATGGATGGCGTCATCTACCGGGGCGGGCAACTCATCCCCGGTGCGGACCGGTTCATCGCCGGGCTCCGCAAGGCCGATGTCCCCTTCCGCTTCCTGACCAACAACAGCCAGCGCACCCGGCGGGACGTGGCCACCCGGCTGCAACGCCTGGGCATCGACGTGGAGATGGAGCACGTCTACACCTGCGCCATGGCCACCGCCCGCTTCCTGGCCCAGCAGAAGCCCGGCGGCACGGCCTATGTCATCGGCGAGGGCGGCCTGCTCAACGCCCTGCACGAGAACGGCTACGCCATCGTGGACCGTGACCCCGACTACGTGGTCGTCGGCGAGGGCCGCACCATCAGCTTCGAGATGGTCGAGGCGGCCCTGGGCATGATCCTCGGCGGGGCGAAGCTGATCGCCACGAACCTGGACCCGAACTGCCCGACCGAGGGCGGCCTGCGGCCCGGCTGCGGGGCGACGGCGGCGATGCTGGAGGCGGCCAGCGGGACCAAAGCCTTCAGCGTGGGCAAGCCCAGCCCGGTGATGCTGCGGGGCGCCCGCAAGGAGCTGGGCCTGACGACCGACCAGACGGTCGTCATCGGCGACACGATGGAGACGGACATCCTGGGCGGGGTGCAGCTGGGGTTCAGGACGGTCCTGGTCCTCAGCGGGGGCACCCGGCGGGCCGACCTGGGCCGCTACGCCTACCGGCCCGACAAGATCGTCGAGTCGATCGCCGACCTGGACCATGGCGACCTGGTGCGGGAGTTCACCGGGTCCGACGCCCCGCCCCGGCCCCGCAGCGGCGGGCGGGCACGCCGAGAGCCGACCCCGGCGACGACACCGGGATGA
- a CDS encoding HPr family phosphocarrier protein: MMTKTPVARLRTEVGIDLGLHLRPASRVVGLAQRFDAEIRVRCGGSEADGKSVLGLLGLAAEAGMVLDLEARGPDAEECGRRPGRPDLGPGPEGRTTIGRMWRLPARCRRTMIADDWGQSAGH; this comes from the coding sequence ATGATGACGAAGACGCCCGTCGCCCGCCTCCGAACCGAGGTCGGCATCGACCTCGGGCTGCACCTGCGCCCCGCCAGCCGGGTGGTGGGGCTGGCGCAGCGGTTCGACGCCGAGATCCGGGTCCGCTGCGGCGGGTCCGAGGCCGACGGCAAGAGTGTCCTGGGCCTGCTGGGGCTGGCCGCCGAGGCGGGCATGGTGCTCGACCTGGAGGCCCGTGGCCCCGACGCCGAGGAGTGCGGTCGTCGCCCTGGCCGACCTGATCTCGGGCCGGGGCCAGAGGGCCGAACAACCATCGGTCGCATGTGGCGGCTCCCGGCTCGATGCCGCAGGACGATGATCGCCGACGATTGGGGGCAATCAGCAGGGCACTGA
- a CDS encoding WD40/YVTN/BNR-like repeat-containing protein, translating to MRWFVALLAIVALGDAAPAQWVVQDSGTTARLRGLCVVSGRVAWASGAGGTVLRTVDGGETWEPKVVPDAADLDFRDIEAFDERTAYALSIGEGKLSRIYKTADGGATWTLRHVNRDPDGFLDAMAFWDADHGLVLGDPVGGRFVVLATDDGGETWDRIAAGGMPEALPGEGAFAASGTCLVVQGERHAWFGTGAGRVFRSEDRGRTWTAHETPVRADSPSSGVFSLAFRDAEHGVAVGGDYERPGLAGRLVALTSDGGRTWRSPQGPEPGGYRSAVAYLPDLDGPTLVAVGPTGTDWSNDGGETWAKLGDEGFHAVGFAGPRAGWAVGEDGRIARFDAGVGQADSRD from the coding sequence ATGCGATGGTTCGTCGCCCTCCTCGCCATCGTCGCACTCGGCGATGCCGCTCCGGCCCAGTGGGTCGTCCAGGACTCCGGCACGACGGCCCGGCTGCGGGGCCTGTGCGTCGTGAGCGGTCGGGTCGCCTGGGCGAGCGGTGCGGGCGGCACCGTCCTCCGCACCGTGGACGGCGGCGAGACCTGGGAGCCGAAGGTCGTCCCCGACGCCGCCGACCTGGACTTCCGGGACATCGAGGCGTTCGACGAGCGGACGGCCTACGCCCTCTCCATCGGCGAGGGGAAGCTGTCCCGGATCTACAAGACCGCCGATGGCGGGGCGACCTGGACCCTCCGGCACGTCAACCGAGACCCCGACGGCTTCCTCGACGCCATGGCCTTCTGGGACGCCGACCACGGACTCGTCCTCGGCGACCCGGTGGGCGGGCGGTTCGTGGTCCTGGCGACGGACGACGGCGGCGAGACCTGGGATCGGATCGCCGCCGGAGGGATGCCCGAGGCCCTGCCCGGCGAGGGGGCGTTCGCCGCCAGCGGCACCTGCCTCGTCGTGCAAGGCGAACGTCACGCCTGGTTCGGCACGGGCGCCGGCCGGGTCTTCCGCTCCGAGGACCGGGGCCGCACCTGGACGGCCCACGAGACGCCGGTCCGGGCCGATTCGCCCTCCTCGGGCGTCTTCTCGCTGGCGTTCCGGGACGCCGAGCACGGTGTCGCCGTCGGCGGCGACTACGAGCGACCCGGCCTGGCGGGGAGGCTCGTCGCCCTCACCTCGGACGGCGGCCGGACCTGGAGGTCGCCGCAGGGGCCGGAGCCCGGCGGGTATCGCTCCGCCGTCGCCTATCTGCCGGACCTGGACGGGCCGACGCTGGTGGCCGTGGGGCCGACGGGGACGGACTGGTCGAACGATGGGGGCGAGACCTGGGCGAAGCTCGGCGACGAGGGATTCCATGCCGTCGGTTTCGCAGGGCCAAGGGCGGGCTGGGCGGTGGGGGAAGATGGTCGCATCGCCCGGTTCGACGCCGGGGTCGGGCAGGCCGATTCACGGGATTGA